From a region of the Erythrobacter neustonensis genome:
- a CDS encoding Maf family protein, which translates to MGAVHLTLASASPRRRELLGRLGLAADAVTPADIDETPLKGELPRAYALRMGREKALAVDAPGFVLAGDTVVAVGRRILPKTETEAEARACLELMSGRRHQVLSSVVLRGPNGSLRERLDETVVCFKRLSAEEIGAYLAGGEWQGKAGGYAIQGAAEGLIAWIRGSHSGVMGLPLYHTRALLKAAGFPIG; encoded by the coding sequence ATGGGCGCTGTTCACCTGACATTGGCATCCGCATCGCCCCGGCGGCGCGAACTGCTTGGCCGGTTGGGTCTTGCAGCGGATGCGGTGACGCCCGCCGATATCGACGAAACTCCGCTGAAGGGCGAACTGCCGCGCGCCTATGCCTTGCGCATGGGCCGCGAAAAGGCGCTGGCTGTGGATGCGCCCGGCTTCGTGCTGGCGGGCGACACGGTGGTTGCCGTAGGGCGGCGCATTCTACCCAAGACAGAGACCGAGGCCGAAGCGCGCGCCTGCCTCGAACTGATGAGCGGGCGGCGGCATCAGGTGCTCTCCAGCGTGGTGCTGCGCGGTCCCAATGGGTCGTTACGCGAACGGCTCGATGAAACCGTGGTGTGTTTCAAGCGCCTTTCGGCCGAGGAGATCGGGGCCTATCTGGCGGGCGGCGAATGGCAGGGCAAGGCCGGCGGCTATGCCATCCAGGGCGCGGCCGAGGGGCTGATCGCGTGGATCAGGGGCAGCCATTCGGGCGTGATGGGCCTGCCGCTCTATCACACCCGCGCGCTGCTCAAGGCGGCTGGTTTCCCAATTGGCTGA
- the infA gene encoding translation initiation factor IF-1, translated as MAKEELLEMRGRVVELLPNAMFRVELENGHEVLGHTAGKMRKNRIRVLVGDEVLCELTPYDLTKARITYRFMPGRGGPGPQ; from the coding sequence ATGGCCAAGGAAGAACTCCTCGAAATGCGCGGGCGCGTGGTAGAACTGCTGCCCAATGCGATGTTCCGGGTGGAGCTTGAAAACGGCCATGAAGTGCTCGGCCACACGGCGGGCAAGATGCGCAAGAACCGCATTCGCGTGCTGGTGGGTGACGAAGTGCTGTGCGAACTCACCCCCTACGATCTGACCAAGGCGCGCATCACCTATCGCTTCATGCCGGGTCGCGGCGGCCCCGGCCCGCAATAA
- a CDS encoding NAD(P)/FAD-dependent oxidoreductase has translation MEHSDVIILGAGAAGLFCAGQAGQRGVRVALLEKADAPGKKILISGGGRCNFTNLGAGPANYLSANPHFAKSALARYTPADFIALVERYGIAWHEKTLGQLFCDGSARQIVDMLLEECPREQVALTCGVDIAAVARGEDGQFTVTASDGRIWRAPALVIATGGPSIPKMGASDFAYRLARQFGLKVAEPRPALVPLTLGGEDVLFRELSGVAAPVRARAGKAEFAEAALFTHKGLSGPAILQVSSYWRHGDPVAISFVPDAATDWLVDAKRDRPRATLRTLLRERLPARLADALTDRLGLDRELGNLSDRDLRRAQGQLADWRFVPNGTEGYAKAEVTAGGIATGELSSRTMEAAKVPGLYAIGEAVDVTGWLGGYNFQWAWASGHACAEALAQARG, from the coding sequence ATGGAACACAGCGATGTCATCATCCTTGGCGCGGGCGCCGCGGGCCTGTTCTGCGCGGGCCAGGCCGGGCAGCGCGGGGTGCGCGTGGCCTTGCTGGAAAAGGCCGATGCGCCGGGCAAGAAGATCCTGATTTCGGGCGGCGGGCGGTGCAACTTCACCAACCTTGGCGCAGGGCCGGCCAATTACCTATCCGCCAACCCACACTTCGCCAAGAGCGCGCTGGCGCGCTACACGCCCGCCGATTTCATCGCGCTGGTGGAACGCTACGGGATCGCGTGGCATGAAAAGACGCTGGGCCAATTGTTCTGCGACGGTTCGGCGCGGCAGATCGTCGACATGCTGCTGGAGGAATGTCCGCGCGAACAGGTGGCGCTGACCTGCGGGGTCGATATCGCTGCCGTTGCACGGGGGGAGGACGGGCAATTCACCGTCACCGCATCCGATGGCCGCATCTGGCGCGCGCCCGCGCTGGTGATCGCCACCGGCGGCCCGTCGATCCCCAAGATGGGGGCGAGCGATTTTGCCTATCGGCTGGCGCGGCAGTTCGGATTGAAGGTCGCCGAACCGCGCCCCGCGCTCGTCCCGCTGACGCTGGGGGGCGAGGACGTATTGTTTCGCGAATTGTCGGGCGTCGCCGCCCCGGTACGCGCGCGGGCGGGCAAGGCCGAATTCGCGGAAGCCGCGCTGTTCACGCACAAGGGGTTGTCGGGCCCGGCGATCCTTCAGGTGTCGAGCTATTGGCGGCACGGCGATCCGGTCGCGATCAGTTTCGTTCCCGATGCCGCGACCGACTGGCTGGTCGATGCCAAGCGCGACCGGCCGAGGGCGACGCTGCGCACGCTGCTGCGCGAACGGTTGCCCGCGCGGCTGGCGGATGCATTGACGGACCGGCTGGGGCTGGACCGCGAGCTTGGCAATCTGTCGGACCGCGATCTTCGCCGCGCACAGGGCCAGCTGGCCGACTGGCGCTTCGTGCCCAATGGCACCGAAGGCTATGCCAAGGCCGAAGTCACCGCCGGCGGAATCGCCACGGGCGAGCTGTCCAGCCGGACGATGGAAGCCGCCAAGGTCCCCGGCCTCTATGCCATCGGCGAGGCGGTCGATGTGACCGGGTGGCTCGGCGGATACAACTTCCAGTGGGCCTGGGCGAGCGGCCATGCCTGCGCCGAGGCGCTCGCCCAGGCGCGCGGCTAG
- a CDS encoding host attachment protein — MKISDNTHVAVIDGERFVWLRNSGTEADPQLEAVDTPEMDGTNRSQGGQRHSITSGEPAGNDLDEAAHVAAVAEWLNHQAKTNKIENLIVVADKRSLGELRRHYHVELEQRLVGEIGKEMTNQSLGDITAAIAAA; from the coding sequence ATGAAGATTTCCGACAACACCCATGTCGCCGTGATCGATGGCGAACGCTTCGTGTGGCTGCGCAACAGCGGCACTGAAGCCGACCCGCAGCTCGAAGCGGTCGACACCCCCGAAATGGATGGCACCAATCGCAGCCAGGGCGGACAGCGCCACTCGATCACCTCGGGCGAACCGGCCGGCAATGATCTGGACGAGGCCGCGCATGTGGCGGCGGTGGCCGAATGGCTCAACCATCAGGCCAAGACCAACAAAATCGAAAACCTGATCGTGGTCGCCGACAAACGTTCGCTGGGCGAATTGCGCCGCCATTACCATGTCGAACTCGAACAGCGTCTGGTGGGCGAGATCGGCAAGGAAATGACCAACCAGTCGCTCGGCGACATTACCGCGGCAATCGCGGCGGCCTGA